TCTGCCTGCTCGCGCTGGGAACGGCCCACGCGCAGGAGCCCGATGCGCTGCACGACCTCGCGACGCAACGAGCGAATCCGCTCAGCGGAATCCGTCAGATCACCCTCTCCGAGCAGCCGAACGTGGGAGCTGCCGCGGGCGTGGGGCCGCAGGACCTGGCACAGCTTCTCGTGACGTGGCCCATCCCGCTCGGTCCCCGTGATTCTAGCCACGAATGGAGGTCACATGACACCAACCGCCACGGAACCGAGCCACCCGACGACGAAGACGGAATCGGGGTGGCACATCCCCCTCCCGCGGCGAGCACGTCGGGTGCGGAGCCAGGACGTCCAGGGCACCGGGGTCAACGCGCGGATCGGCCAAGCGGTCACGGCGGCCGTCGGTACCATGGGCGCCTTCTACTTCTTCGCGTTCTTCATGGCAGCGTGGATGTTCTGGCAGACGGAGTCGCAAAAGCCCTTCGATCCCTATCCCTTCGCCTTCCTGCTCTTCCTCGGCAACATCGTGCAGCTGCTCCTCATGCCCCTCATCATGGTCGGTCAGAACCTCCAGACGACGCACGCCGACGCACGCGCCGATGCAGACTACGACGTCAACCGCCGCGCCGAGGAGGAGATCGAGAAGCTGCTCGCCGGCCTCCGCGCGATCGACCTGCGCACGCTCGAGATCGTGCGCCGGCTCGAGCAGTCGGGCGGGCTTTGACGGGCGGCGATCTCATCCGTCGCCGTTCTCGAAGTCGCCCCGAGCGCCAGATGCCTGGCGCGACGACGGTCTGCCCACCGATCGCGGGCGGCGTGCCGCCGCCGAATGTGAGTCGCGCGCGATGATTCGGTGTGACGGACGATGAAATGCCGCCGGAGCGGGCACATCGCGCGAGCGATCGCGGGATGGGAATGCCAGCCGGGTCGGTATGCGGAGCCGGCCCCGATTTGCGTCGGTGGGTGGAGGGACGTTGGCGGCGGACGCCGTCTGGCTCGTGCATACCGTGGTCACGGGATTCAGCGTCCACCCACGTCCGGCTCTTCCTCCAGCTGAAGGAGCGTCCGATGGACCACGCCGCCCAGCACGGCGCCGGCGATGGGCGCCACCCAGAACAGCCACAGCTGCTGGAGTGCCCAGCCACCCACGAACAGCGCCTGACTCGTGCTACGCGCCGGGTTCACCGAGGTGTTGGTGACCGGAATGCTAATCAGGTGGATGAGCGTGAGGACGAGACCAATGGCGAGGCCCGCGAAGCCCGTGGGCGCCTTGCGGTGCGTCGCCCCGAGGATGACGAGGAGGAACATGAACGTCATGACCACTTCCGTGACCAAGCCGGCGACGAACCCGTACTTGCCAGGCGAGTGCTCGCCGAAGCCGTTCGCAGCGAAACCCGATGCCACCAGATCGAACCCGGGCTTCCCGGTGGCTATGAGCGCGAGCGTGGCCGCGCCGGCGACGGCACCGAGCACCTGCGCGACGACGTACGGGACCAGCTCGCTGGTCGAGAAGCGGCCTCCCGCCCACAGGCCCGCCGAAACCGCCGGGTTGAAGTGCCCGCCGGAGACCGGCCCGAAGGCGTACGCACCGCTCACCACCGTGAGACCGAACGCGAGGGACACCCCGAGTAACCCGATGCCCACGTCGGGAAACGCCGCCGCAAGCACAGCGCTACCGCAGCCTCCGAGAACAAGCCAGAACGTTCCGATGAATTCCGCAGCCAGCTTCGCCCTCATGGCAGTCTCCTTTCGACGCGCGCACAGAATACCTTCATCGGGCCGACGGTAAGAAAACCGCCTTCTCGTCCTGCGTTCCGGTGCAGTCTGTTCAGGCTCGGCCAGCGAGGTCGCCCAGCCCGAGTTACAGCCGTGAGTGCGGGACGGGCAGAGTTGCGCACAAGACGCA
The DNA window shown above is from Candidatus Eisenbacteria bacterium and carries:
- a CDS encoding DUF1003 domain-containing protein translates to MRSQDVQGTGVNARIGQAVTAAVGTMGAFYFFAFFMAAWMFWQTESQKPFDPYPFAFLLFLGNIVQLLLMPLIMVGQNLQTTHADARADADYDVNRRAEEEIEKLLAGLRAIDLRTLEIVRRLEQSGGL
- the aqpZ gene encoding aquaporin Z, encoding MRAKLAAEFIGTFWLVLGGCGSAVLAAAFPDVGIGLLGVSLAFGLTVVSGAYAFGPVSGGHFNPAVSAGLWAGGRFSTSELVPYVVAQVLGAVAGAATLALIATGKPGFDLVASGFAANGFGEHSPGKYGFVAGLVTEVVMTFMFLLVILGATHRKAPTGFAGLAIGLVLTLIHLISIPVTNTSVNPARSTSQALFVGGWALQQLWLFWVAPIAGAVLGGVVHRTLLQLEEEPDVGGR